The following proteins come from a genomic window of Diadema setosum chromosome 20, eeDiaSeto1, whole genome shotgun sequence:
- the LOC140243379 gene encoding acyl-CoA-binding protein-like isoform X2 encodes MSEAFNKAAEEVKNLQSSPSNEELLKVYSLYKQATVGDCNTAQPGMFDMKGKAKWTAWNELKGTPKDKAEADYIELVGQLKATYGMK; translated from the exons ATGTCG GAAGCATTCAACAAGGCTGCTGAAGAGGTGAAGAATCTGCAATCCTCGCCGTCAAATGAAGAACTTCTCAAAGTTTACAGTCTCTACAAACAAGCCACTGTTGGAGACTGTAATACAG CTCAACCTGGCATGTTTGACATGAAAGGAAAGGCCAAGTGGACTGCGTGGAATGAGTTGAAAG GCACCCCAAAAGACAAAGCTGAGGCAGATTACATTGAGCTGGTAGGGCAGCTGAAGGCAACCTACGGAATGAAGTAA
- the LOC140243379 gene encoding acyl-CoA-binding protein-like isoform X1, whose protein sequence is MCIQEAFNKAAEEVKNLQSSPSNEELLKVYSLYKQATVGDCNTAQPGMFDMKGKAKWTAWNELKGTPKDKAEADYIELVGQLKATYGMK, encoded by the exons ATGTGCATACAGGAAGCATTCAACAAGGCTGCTGAAGAGGTGAAGAATCTGCAATCCTCGCCGTCAAATGAAGAACTTCTCAAAGTTTACAGTCTCTACAAACAAGCCACTGTTGGAGACTGTAATACAG CTCAACCTGGCATGTTTGACATGAAAGGAAAGGCCAAGTGGACTGCGTGGAATGAGTTGAAAG GCACCCCAAAAGACAAAGCTGAGGCAGATTACATTGAGCTGGTAGGGCAGCTGAAGGCAACCTACGGAATGAAGTAA